From Polaribacter butkevichii, a single genomic window includes:
- a CDS encoding TonB-dependent receptor, whose product MKKYIFFFLLFSSTLFSQNHTVYGVVSDAQSGERLIGATIFIPKTNVYTTSNSYGFYSLELPKGESTIKVSYLGYKTYANTLIISQNFLLNIDLTEESKSLNEILINAKRKNDITNSEPGTHILNLDKIKQIPAVAGEVDILKGLQLLPGVQTSHEGTTNLSIRGGSHDQNLFLLDDAPIYNPSHALGFFSVFNTDAIKNVKLYKSYIPSQFGGRLSSVVDVRMKEGNNKEQKVSGGIGLIASRLTLEAPIVKEKSSFIVSSRYSYAGSIVNAIGSGLSRLGAKSYRDFNPNKEVSFFDINTKVNLELDDKNHLYFSAYAGRDHFFYSEIDDSSSMDWGNVIGNLRWNHIFNSNLFANTMLVYSKYDYSYILRDDIREFKWLADMKEFDFKSNFDYYLNSSNHIKFGFSLENHFYNPGKLEPRNSESITKPFELESKKSLIASIYINNTQKITNKLKFNYGFRYSSFFLLGKASVNEYDDDFDIVTTKQYQKGELVKFYHSLEPRISVNYLLNNRQSIKTSYTRTTQYQHLISNSTVGLPTDVWIPSDSYIKPQTANQYSLGYYMNTKDNKYNFFTEIYCKKMYNIIDYKDNADLFLNPNIETQVLSGEGESYGIEFLLEKKKGQFKGWLSYALSNTEKTIEGINNNNSYSVTYNKKHNFSATLFYNLTKRFSVSSIFKFTSGGFITVPEGVFNHYGASFSYYSDRNGYQLPAYHRLDVSATLKSKRKEYRKREGEWSFGIYNLYNRKNIFSLFIKQNPQDLGESKAYKMFLYGASPYLSYNFKF is encoded by the coding sequence ATGAAAAAATATATATTCTTTTTTTTGCTATTTAGTAGTACCTTATTTTCTCAAAACCATACTGTTTACGGTGTTGTTTCTGACGCACAAAGTGGAGAAAGGTTAATTGGAGCTACTATATTTATACCAAAAACCAATGTTTATACAACATCAAACTCTTATGGTTTCTATTCTTTAGAACTTCCAAAAGGAGAAAGCACTATAAAAGTATCATATCTTGGATATAAAACATATGCAAATACCTTAATTATTTCTCAAAATTTTTTATTAAATATCGATTTAACAGAAGAATCAAAAAGTTTAAATGAAATTTTAATTAATGCCAAGAGAAAAAATGATATTACAAATTCTGAACCAGGTACTCATATTTTAAATTTAGATAAAATAAAACAAATTCCTGCTGTAGCAGGTGAAGTTGATATTTTAAAAGGCCTCCAATTATTACCAGGAGTACAAACATCACATGAAGGCACTACAAACTTATCTATAAGAGGAGGGTCTCACGATCAAAACTTATTTTTATTAGATGATGCACCCATATATAATCCATCTCACGCTCTCGGTTTCTTTTCTGTCTTTAATACAGATGCTATTAAAAACGTAAAGTTATATAAATCATACATACCTTCTCAATTTGGCGGAAGATTATCTTCTGTTGTAGATGTTAGAATGAAAGAAGGTAACAATAAAGAGCAAAAAGTAAGCGGAGGAATTGGTTTAATTGCAAGTAGATTAACCTTAGAAGCACCTATTGTAAAAGAAAAATCGTCTTTTATAGTATCTTCTAGATACAGTTATGCAGGTAGTATAGTAAATGCTATTGGAAGTGGACTTTCTCGGCTAGGAGCAAAAAGTTATAGAGATTTTAATCCAAATAAAGAGGTTAGTTTTTTTGATATTAATACAAAAGTAAACCTAGAATTAGATGATAAAAATCATTTATATTTCTCAGCTTATGCTGGTAGAGATCATTTTTTTTATAGTGAAATAGATGATAGTAGTAGTATGGATTGGGGAAACGTAATTGGAAACTTACGTTGGAATCATATTTTTAACTCTAACTTATTTGCCAACACAATGTTGGTTTATAGTAAATATGATTACTCCTATATTTTAAGAGATGATATAAGAGAATTTAAATGGTTGGCAGATATGAAAGAATTTGACTTTAAGTCAAATTTTGATTATTATTTAAATTCTTCAAACCATATAAAATTTGGTTTTTCATTAGAAAATCATTTTTATAATCCAGGAAAACTAGAGCCAAGAAATAGTGAGTCCATTACAAAACCTTTTGAACTAGAAAGTAAAAAATCTTTAATAGCGAGTATTTATATAAATAATACTCAAAAAATAACTAATAAATTAAAATTTAATTATGGATTTAGATATTCAAGTTTTTTTCTTTTAGGGAAAGCAAGTGTAAATGAATACGATGATGATTTTGATATTGTTACTACAAAACAATATCAAAAAGGAGAATTGGTTAAGTTTTACCATAGTTTAGAACCACGCATATCAGTAAATTATTTATTAAACAATAGACAATCAATAAAAACCTCATATACCAGAACTACACAATATCAACATCTTATTAGTAATTCTACAGTAGGTTTACCAACAGATGTTTGGATTCCTTCAGATAGCTATATAAAACCGCAAACCGCAAACCAATATTCTTTAGGATATTACATGAATACAAAGGATAATAAATATAATTTTTTTACAGAAATATATTGTAAAAAAATGTACAATATTATTGATTATAAAGATAATGCAGACTTATTTTTAAACCCAAATATTGAAACACAAGTATTGTCTGGAGAGGGAGAATCTTATGGAATAGAGTTTTTATTAGAAAAAAAGAAAGGTCAATTTAAGGGCTGGTTAAGTTATGCTTTATCTAATACAGAAAAAACAATTGAAGGAATTAATAATAATAATTCTTACTCTGTAACGTATAATAAAAAACATAATTTTTCAGCTACTTTATTTTATAATTTAACAAAAAGATTTAGTGTCTCTTCTATTTTTAAGTTTACATCTGGCGGATTTATAACTGTTCCGGAAGGAGTTTTTAATCATTATGGCGCTTCTTTTAGTTATTATTCAGATAGAAATGGCTACCAATTACCTGCATATCATCGATTAGATGTTTCTGCTACTTTAAAATCTAAAAGAAAAGAGTATAGAAAAAGGGAAGGAGAATGGTCTTTTGGTATTTATAACTTATATAATAGAAAAAATATATTCTCTTTATTTATTAAACAGAATCCACAAGATTTAGGTGAAAGTAAAGCATACAAAATGTTTTTGTATGGCGCTTCGCCTTATCTAAGTTATAATTTTAAATTTTAA
- a CDS encoding GLPGLI family protein produces the protein MKNFITLIICCFSITVFSQKISGKVTYVVSMESFSKEKIDSISKKLKSKKVKMDKWMRDVFQNTPNVNAYLEFSNDESLYYVEDKMQNDGKPIFNVNRTFAGGDNRYYKNTKTNEYFNESSTFGELFLIEINSKKWKITQESKKIGRYLCFKAIDIESTSKKMKPVVWFTPELPVSFGPLKYNGLPGLVLLVELSKRTISASEIIINPKKEIVIKKPTKGKKMTAEESRKRGEAFWKSIKKQ, from the coding sequence ATGAAAAATTTTATAACCCTTATAATTTGTTGTTTTTCAATAACGGTTTTTTCTCAGAAAATAAGTGGTAAAGTTACTTATGTGGTTTCTATGGAATCATTTTCAAAAGAAAAAATAGATTCCATATCTAAAAAATTGAAGTCAAAAAAAGTAAAAATGGACAAATGGATGCGAGATGTTTTTCAAAACACACCCAATGTAAATGCCTATTTAGAGTTTTCTAATGATGAGTCTTTATATTACGTAGAGGATAAAATGCAAAATGATGGAAAACCCATTTTTAATGTAAATAGAACTTTTGCTGGAGGAGATAATAGATATTACAAAAACACAAAAACGAATGAGTATTTTAATGAAAGTAGCACTTTTGGAGAATTATTCTTAATAGAAATTAATTCTAAAAAGTGGAAAATAACACAAGAATCTAAAAAGATTGGTAGATATCTATGTTTTAAAGCAATTGATATTGAATCAACCAGCAAAAAAATGAAACCTGTAGTTTGGTTTACACCAGAATTACCTGTTAGTTTTGGTCCTTTAAAGTATAATGGTTTACCTGGTTTGGTGCTTTTAGTAGAACTGTCTAAAAGAACTATTAGTGCATCAGAAATAATTATAAACCCTAAAAAAGAAATTGTAATTAAAAAACCTACAAAAGGTAAAAAAATGACAGCAGAAGAGTCTAGAAAAAGAGGAGAAGCGTTTTGGAAAAGTATTAAAAAACAATAA
- a CDS encoding GLPGLI family protein produces MKRIIILILLFSNIYSLKSQSSSGNVEYKSKIDGSYIKNDLINKEKDENLKNTLIFLNSSLKNNQNKFVFTLNFNRNESVYFMNKILNIDNDRQMKYAIIMNGGNKTFYQDIKNHNVIYKTNVFGEEFNVRSSLYSIKWELTREEKKIGNYKCYKATTFLNKKTKIEAWYSPEIPFSFGPKGFGGLPGLIIELKENNIIYYANKITLNKEKEFAIEFPEKEKIISKEKFDSIGKSAKYKMSNY; encoded by the coding sequence ATGAAGAGAATTATAATTTTAATCTTATTATTTAGTAATATATATTCTTTGAAGAGTCAATCAAGTTCTGGAAATGTAGAATATAAATCTAAAATAGATGGATCATACATTAAGAATGATTTAATTAATAAGGAAAAGGATGAAAATTTAAAAAATACTTTAATTTTTTTAAACTCAAGTTTAAAAAACAATCAAAATAAATTTGTTTTTACTTTGAACTTTAATAGAAATGAATCTGTATATTTTATGAATAAAATATTAAATATTGATAATGATAGACAAATGAAATATGCAATCATTATGAATGGTGGAAATAAAACATTTTATCAGGATATTAAAAATCATAATGTAATTTATAAAACAAATGTATTTGGAGAAGAATTTAATGTAAGAAGCTCCTTATACTCTATAAAATGGGAACTTACAAGAGAGGAAAAGAAAATAGGTAATTATAAATGCTATAAAGCAACCACATTTTTGAATAAAAAAACAAAGATAGAAGCTTGGTATAGTCCTGAGATACCTTTTAGTTTTGGCCCAAAAGGATTTGGTGGTTTACCAGGTTTGATAATAGAACTTAAAGAGAATAATATTATTTATTATGCGAACAAAATCACCCTTAATAAAGAAAAAGAATTTGCAATAGAATTTCCTGAAAAAGAAAAAATAATTTCTAAAGAAAAATTCGATAGTATTGGGAAAAGCGCAAAATATAAAATGTCAAATTACTAG
- a CDS encoding GLPGLI family protein, whose amino-acid sequence MKYTTIKTIIIFLLSLNVYSQNNSGIVKYEVSLNFTLEDIVTEEKKQKKELRTMRKIISESKNSEVVLKFESTKSFSSVSKRMKINEEKTGTDFVYSRAGRDKKFITNLITNSNEMQECKVLEKCYLIQQPSLEWQLTQETKLIGSYLCYKAINISSKNKKKKPIAWYTTTISASFGPKQYFGLPGLILELEEAAVIFKAKEITLNPKDKIVFDTLKGIKINKEAYNKKVKEAYSDFYKI is encoded by the coding sequence ATGAAATACACGACTATTAAAACAATAATTATATTTTTATTGAGCCTTAATGTTTATTCTCAAAATAATTCTGGTATTGTAAAATATGAAGTTAGTTTAAATTTTACACTAGAAGATATTGTTACAGAAGAAAAAAAACAAAAGAAAGAATTAAGAACAATGCGTAAGATAATTTCAGAATCTAAAAACTCTGAAGTTGTACTTAAATTTGAGTCGACAAAATCTTTTTCTTCTGTTTCTAAACGCATGAAAATAAATGAAGAAAAAACCGGAACGGACTTCGTTTATTCTAGAGCGGGAAGAGATAAAAAATTTATTACAAACTTAATCACAAACTCTAACGAGATGCAAGAATGCAAAGTTTTAGAAAAGTGCTATTTAATTCAGCAACCAAGTTTAGAGTGGCAACTTACCCAAGAAACTAAACTTATTGGAAGTTATTTATGTTATAAAGCCATAAATATTTCATCAAAAAATAAAAAGAAAAAACCAATTGCCTGGTATACAACTACAATATCAGCAAGTTTTGGTCCAAAACAATATTTTGGTTTGCCAGGATTAATTTTAGAACTAGAAGAAGCTGCAGTAATTTTTAAAGCTAAAGAGATTACTTTAAACCCAAAAGATAAAATAGTTTTTGATACCCTTAAAGGTATTAAGATTAACAAAGAAGCTTACAATAAAAAAGTAAAAGAAGCATATTCAGATTTTTATAAAATTTAG
- a CDS encoding helix-turn-helix domain-containing protein translates to MRERERERERERERERERIKDTYKIILNNLEEKRKQVGISRYEMALHLGLTENGYFKVIKGHTKLDVERLLLILNKLAISPKEFFKDYKD, encoded by the coding sequence ATGAGAGAAAGAGAAAGAGAAAGAGAAAGAGAAAGAGAAAGAGAAAGAGAAAGAATAAAAGATACTTACAAGATTATATTAAACAATTTAGAAGAAAAAAGAAAACAAGTTGGTATAAGCCGTTATGAAATGGCACTTCATTTAGGCTTAACAGAAAATGGTTATTTTAAGGTTATTAAAGGACACACAAAGTTAGATGTAGAACGCTTATTACTTATTTTAAATAAATTAGCTATTTCTCCAAAGGAGTTTTTTAAAGATTATAAAGACTAA
- a CDS encoding carboxypeptidase regulatory-like domain-containing protein produces MKNKLLFLLLFSITTFCFSQKVTLSGSVKDSLQNPLSYANVIAKPKDVSKNLQFAITDNEGYYKLLLEKGDS; encoded by the coding sequence ATGAAAAACAAACTCTTATTTCTATTATTGTTTAGTATCACAACTTTTTGTTTTTCGCAAAAAGTAACCCTTTCAGGTTCTGTAAAAGATAGTTTACAAAATCCATTATCTTATGCAAATGTAATCGCAAAACCCAAAGATGTTTCTAAAAACTTACAATTTGCCATAACAGATAACGAAGGCTATTATAAGTTGCTTTTAGAAAAAGGAGATTCGTAA
- a CDS encoding GLPGLI family protein, producing the protein MNKILIIPFVLLFFFNTNSQNSRGIIEYGKKSKTQVFSKTDSIRAKENPEKHNRFQNMREIIAEGEKKLSFKLKVDKNIGSFTMKPLLESEDNKKQLGPGPYDKGVYYNKDERILQLNAFGELFLITKPKLNWKIQKERKKIGEYDCFKATTEVIVNTKGRKQLITAWFTPKIPISFGPLGYDGLPGLILELEVHKKIYYVKKITLNPKEEIKIEKPTKGIKVTEKEYQEMASSTMQKFKKSKGY; encoded by the coding sequence ATGAATAAAATATTAATAATACCTTTTGTGTTGCTCTTTTTTTTTAATACTAACTCACAAAATTCTAGAGGAATAATTGAATACGGAAAAAAATCTAAAACGCAAGTTTTTTCTAAAACAGACTCAATACGGGCAAAAGAAAACCCAGAGAAACATAACCGATTTCAAAACATGAGGGAAATAATTGCTGAAGGAGAAAAAAAATTAAGTTTTAAACTAAAAGTAGATAAGAATATTGGGTCTTTTACAATGAAACCATTATTAGAATCTGAAGATAATAAAAAACAATTAGGTCCAGGCCCATATGATAAAGGAGTGTATTATAATAAAGATGAACGTATTTTACAATTAAATGCTTTTGGAGAATTGTTTTTAATTACAAAACCTAAGTTGAATTGGAAAATACAAAAAGAAAGAAAAAAAATTGGAGAATACGACTGTTTTAAAGCTACAACAGAAGTCATTGTAAATACTAAAGGGAGAAAGCAATTAATTACTGCTTGGTTTACTCCTAAAATACCAATTTCTTTTGGTCCTTTAGGATATGATGGTTTACCTGGTTTAATTTTAGAATTAGAAGTTCATAAGAAAATTTATTATGTAAAAAAAATTACGTTAAACCCTAAAGAAGAAATAAAAATAGAAAAACCAACTAAAGGAATTAAGGTCACTGAAAAGGAATATCAGGAAATGGCATCATCTACAATGCAAAAATTTAAAAAAAGTAAAGGGTATTAA
- a CDS encoding DUF4249 domain-containing protein, with translation MKRFALYIMLIITLYSCVEEIDLNLDKETPKLVIEGLVESTDGPHFVRLTESNAGILSTYSEMYPNLITLNPVLDALVILSDDFGQIDTLKAIQADREEYFFDESLNATVKQIKDEKGNVIETIYLNDILNYHIGGFYKTSNFIGVPGRTYTLEVITEEGKSYTASDHMYVSAKIDSIGFEKKVSDKDGQEGLVPLLYFKDPQENVLNQYLFQLQNEEYFRTGSSDIWEFSIFSDKNTEPTVNGLNLDDGAELKGFNFFIHGFREELYFKMNSLSPKAYNYYEALLNQFDQDGGVYHPAPSSPPTNISNGGLGFFRTSAITEITVSTGIFNQ, from the coding sequence ATGAAAAGATTTGCCTTGTATATCATGTTAATTATAACACTTTATAGTTGTGTTGAAGAGATTGATTTAAACCTTGATAAAGAAACGCCAAAACTTGTAATAGAGGGTTTGGTAGAAAGTACAGATGGTCCACATTTTGTAAGATTAACTGAAAGTAATGCAGGTATTCTATCTACTTATTCAGAAATGTATCCCAATTTAATAACGTTAAACCCTGTTTTAGATGCTTTAGTAATTCTCTCAGATGATTTTGGGCAAATAGATACCCTTAAAGCAATACAGGCAGATAGAGAAGAATATTTTTTTGATGAATCTTTAAATGCTACTGTAAAACAGATTAAAGATGAGAAAGGTAATGTTATAGAAACTATTTATTTGAATGATATTCTTAATTATCACATAGGTGGCTTTTACAAAACCTCCAACTTCATTGGAGTTCCTGGGCGCACTTATACGCTAGAAGTTATTACAGAAGAAGGTAAAAGCTATACAGCATCAGACCATATGTATGTGTCTGCTAAAATAGATTCTATAGGTTTTGAAAAAAAAGTTTCGGACAAGGATGGGCAAGAAGGTTTGGTTCCTTTACTATATTTTAAAGACCCACAAGAAAATGTTTTAAATCAATATTTATTTCAATTACAAAATGAAGAATATTTTAGAACAGGTTCGAGTGATATTTGGGAGTTTTCAATTTTTTCAGATAAAAATACAGAGCCAACGGTAAACGGACTAAACCTTGATGATGGTGCAGAGTTAAAGGGTTTTAATTTTTTTATCCATGGTTTTCGAGAAGAGTTATACTTTAAAATGAATAGTCTGTCACCAAAGGCATATAATTATTATGAAGCACTTCTAAATCAATTTGACCAAGATGGCGGAGTTTATCATCCTGCACCTTCTTCACCACCAACAAATATAAGTAATGGAGGGTTAGGGTTTTTTAGAACCTCTGCAATTACAGAAATCACAGTTTCTACAGGCATTTTTAATCAGTAA
- a CDS encoding carboxypeptidase-like regulatory domain-containing protein has product MKNKLLFLLLFSITTFCFSQKVTLSGTVKDSLQNPMPYANVIVKPKDVSKNLQFAITDNEGYYKLLLEKGDS; this is encoded by the coding sequence ATGAAAAACAAACTCCTATTTCTATTATTGTTTAGTATTACAACTTTTTGTTTTTCGCAAAAAGTAACCCTTTCAGGTACTGTAAAAGACAGTTTACAAAACCCAATGCCATATGCAAATGTAATTGTAAAACCCAAAGATGTTTCTAAAAACCTACAATTTGCTATTACAGATAATGAAGGTTATTATAAGTTGTTATTAGAAAAAGGAGATTCGTAA
- a CDS encoding succinate dehydrogenase/fumarate reductase iron-sulfur subunit, with amino-acid sequence MNLTLKIWRQKDAGSEGQMVDYKVTDISEHMSFLEMLDVLNEQLVNAGEQPVAFDHDCREGICGMCSLYINGEAHGPDRGITTCQLHMRMFKDGETITIEPFRASAFPVIKDLIVDRMAFERIQQAGGYISVNTSGNTQDANSLPISKHAADEAMDAAACIGCGACVATCKNSSAMLFVGAKVSQYALLPQGQIEAADRVKNMVAQMDLEGFGNCTNTGACEVECPKGISLDNIARMNRELMKANL; translated from the coding sequence ATGAATTTAACACTTAAAATTTGGAGACAAAAAGACGCTGGTTCAGAGGGTCAAATGGTAGACTATAAAGTGACTGATATTTCAGAGCATATGTCTTTCTTAGAAATGCTGGATGTTTTAAATGAACAATTAGTAAACGCAGGTGAACAACCCGTTGCTTTTGATCATGATTGTCGTGAAGGTATTTGCGGAATGTGTTCTTTATATATTAATGGAGAAGCTCACGGACCTGATAGAGGTATTACTACTTGTCAGTTACACATGCGTATGTTTAAAGATGGAGAAACTATTACAATAGAGCCATTTAGAGCATCAGCATTTCCGGTAATAAAAGATTTAATTGTAGATAGAATGGCTTTTGAGCGTATTCAACAAGCAGGTGGTTACATTTCTGTAAACACTTCTGGTAATACCCAAGATGCCAACTCACTGCCTATTTCTAAACACGCAGCAGATGAGGCTATGGATGCCGCAGCTTGTATTGGTTGTGGTGCTTGTGTAGCAACATGTAAAAACTCTTCTGCAATGTTATTTGTGGGTGCAAAAGTATCTCAGTATGCTTTATTACCACAAGGACAAATAGAGGCTGCAGATCGTGTAAAAAACATGGTTGCACAAATGGATTTAGAAGGTTTTGGTAACTGTACAAATACAGGTGCCTGTGAGGTAGAATGCCCTAAAGGAATTTCTTTAGACAACATTGCAAGAATGAATAGAGAATTGATGAAGGCTAATTTATAA